Proteins encoded within one genomic window of Rubritalea squalenifaciens DSM 18772:
- a CDS encoding erythromycin esterase family protein → MICIVGNMPVLQIGRHQVSGYDTRCIHSSIEKAADRAGLGDFAFVDDVYDGVIHYLEKTCPLRLLRIEELYERVRHMLKRIGYASIAFSLEPEAPAVTISLERAARDAGLGFELAFFKELQEELNELKGYGASEVYFCDIESCVRILKQCEDWNEDCAHLEADILDWLQKVGTQPERQGYRIRANVRNLSPVTLP, encoded by the coding sequence ATGATCTGTATCGTTGGAAACATGCCCGTACTCCAGATCGGCCGCCACCAAGTGAGCGGTTACGATACCCGCTGTATTCACAGCAGCATCGAAAAGGCCGCGGACCGCGCCGGCCTTGGCGACTTTGCCTTCGTAGACGATGTCTATGATGGAGTTATCCACTACTTGGAAAAAACCTGCCCACTCAGGCTCCTAAGGATCGAGGAACTCTACGAGCGCGTCCGTCACATGCTCAAGCGCATCGGCTATGCCTCCATCGCCTTCTCCTTGGAGCCGGAAGCACCTGCCGTGACCATCTCTCTGGAGCGTGCGGCTCGTGATGCCGGATTAGGGTTTGAGCTAGCCTTCTTCAAAGAGCTTCAGGAGGAGCTTAACGAGCTGAAAGGCTACGGTGCCTCAGAGGTCTACTTCTGCGACATCGAATCCTGTGTCCGCATCCTCAAGCAATGCGAAGACTGGAATGAGGATTGCGCCCACTTGGAAGCAGACATCCTGGACTGGCTGCAAAAAGTAGGCACCCAGCCAGAGAGACAAGGTTACCGCATCCGGGCTAACGTAAGGAACCTCAGCCCGGTGACCCTGCCATAA